AACAATAAAGGATTAATATCATTTAACTAAATTTGGAAGCCCTTCAAATACAACTTCCCATAAACTTGTCAAAactactttttttatttttgggtatGGTAACATTCAGTCAACGACCTTTGGGTGTGGGaaaaactagaaaatcaaactagATATATGAGAATGTAACAAGAACCCTAATTTGAGAATGTGATTGTTTGGACATTTTGCAGCTCATCATGCCAACAGCTGACATTTTGTTAGTAATGACTTGGAAATGTGAGtgattattatttgattgaaaTTGTGACCTCGTGATATCCCAAAAGCTATATCTTTCCTCGTGATATCTGCCCAAAAGCAATATCTATCTTGTAAACAAACTGCCAATACAACACCTATTTCTAAAGCAGCAAACGTCAACCTCTCTCTCCATGATCTCTACTTcctcttttcctcttttcctctttttggTTATGAAATACAACCACCACCTCAAAATGGATACCAAAAAGCTATCGGTAGAAGTGGATGCAAAGCCCATTATAAGCCCATCTACTTGTTACACTGGTCCATGTATTATGTTCGGGCCGTTGGCCCATTGGATATGGATTTTGGTGAGAGAAGCATATGGTATTATGGGAAGTGACCTGAGCTTCCAAAGCTCATTTTTGCTTTGTCGCACTAGTGTCGTGCTTAAGGcctttgaaatttgaacttaaGACTTCTTTCAAAATAGTAAGAGCTAAAATACTACAACGCTAAGAATATATGGTTTTATACTTTTTCTAACTAAGAAAATCGTCGGTTACTGATAAgtctatattttatatatattttatgcctcctttgcttatttatttattaatttcttggtttaaattggttgtttttaattggttttgtgaGATTTGTGAAGGAATTGTGAAATAGGAGAAAGTGTGCTAAAAAAggcaagaagatgaagatcaattaaaaagaagcCAAGTCATTCCTTTTGTTGCAAGGAATGTTGTCAAATTTCCTAGTTCAAGATGGTGCAAGTCTTATCAAGTCAAACAAggagaaataaagaagaccTTATTTTAGAaggaatcctatttttataacaattgtAATTATTCCTTAGGTAGGATTTCTAGgagttttataaatagggaGTTTAGGTCATTGTTGAAAGGATCCATTACCCATCATCCATCCTCCATCATCTACCCTAAAATTCCTACACATTCATACTCATAGCCAAAACactcaaaggagagagagagagagttttagaGAGACAAAGAAGACAACCTGGAGCTAGAGTTGCTATCGTGCAGAGATCAAATCTTCAATTGGTTACTTCTTTCCTATGATATTATTTATCATGGTTTTTATTAAAGTTGTCATGAACTAATTTCTTCTTGCTAGGGCTACGATGTAGCCTAGCCATGAATACTCAATTACTTTAGTCAATGTTAATTCCAAGTATTTTTCCATGTTGAGTATCTATTACCATGCTTAATGCTTTGAATGTTTGGCCAacatttaattgttttgatgctaAATTGACGATAGGAATATCCAATTTGGGGTTGCTTCTTGTAATAGATGCCATGAGTTACATGATTAGACAGGGATGTTTGTCATGACTTATGTGGTTGTTTTGTAGGTTTTCCAAGGAATTTAATGGGTTCTTATTATCTTAATTCCATTACTAGGGATAGAGTGGGTTGGTAATAAGAATACTTTTGGTATAACCAGGGATGGAGTATCGAATAAAGTAGGGAAAATCAATTGTCAACATGGAGAATAATTAGGATTAACATGCTAAGGGAATTGGGTAGAATTGGCTATGGTGAAATCGGAAGCTCTAGTGCTCTCATAACTTGAATCTCactactttatttttctacgcttgtttttattcattgttttagttaattaatcaatCGAATCTCATCATCAATTGTTCAAATAAAGTCTTGGGTTAATCACAATCGGTACTTGGTAAATTAAATCACTCTTCGTGGGAACGACACTTCACTCATCATTAGATCCAAGATCGAGCGAATGCTTCACAAGCTTAACAAACTCAAAAGGGGAAAGGACGCAATATTGGAAAAGCCATCACCTATGGCTGAGGAAGCAAAACCAGTAAGGGACTATGATGTCCCATCTGTGGTGGCATCACCATCGAGCATTCGTCGTCCAACCATTGATGCCAATAATTTTGAAATCAGACCAGCCATAATTTCAATGATTCAGCAATCCTCCATCTTTTGTGGTTTACCTCAAGAAGACCCTAATAGCCATATCTCTAATTTCTTGGAGATATGCGACACATTTAAGTGCAATGGAGCTACCAACGATCCTGTTCGCTTAAggctttttcctttctcattaAAGGAAAAGGCAAAGTCATGGTTGAATTCTCAACCACCTAATTCGATTACTACATGGGATGACTTGGCCAATaaatttttagctaaattctTTCCTCCTGCAAAGATTGCGAAACTCAGGAATGACATGATGTCATTTGCTCAGAATGACATGGAACCTTTTTATGAAGCATGGGACAGATACAAGGATATGCTAAGGAAGTGCCCACATCATGCCCTACCTACTTGGATGCAAGTTCAAGCGTTCTACAATGGTTTGAACAATACAAGCAAAACAACAATTGATGCTGCAGCCGGAGGAGCTTTGATgggaaaaacagaaactgaAGCGTATAACTTGCTGGAAGAGATGGCGTCAAATAACTATCAATGGCCTAGTGAGAGATcaacaccaaagaaagctggaATTCATGAGATTGACGCCATATCTGCGTTAACTGCACAAATTTCTACTATGTCTAAACAACTTGGTACTTTAAATGTTAATGCTATTCAGTCTACTAATTTaagttgtgaattttgtgCAGGACCTCATCATGGCAATGAGTGTGGAGCTAGTCCATTCACATCACCATCTGAACAAGTGAACCAAGTCTCTGATTTTAATCGACAACGGAATAATCCTTACTCCAACACTTATAACCCAGGATGGAAGAACCATCCGAATTTTTCATGGAGTAATAACCAAAATGTACAGGGACCTCCACCTGGTTTCACACCTCAAGAAAAGAAGCATGGATTGGATGATATAATTACTCAACTTGCTGGAAATGTCAACACTCTTTCTGTCAATACAAATCAATTTATGAGCAAAACCGAGACGACCCTTCAGAACCAAGCTGCCTCTATTCGAAACTTGGAGGTTCAGATGGGCCAGCTAGCTAATGTATTGACAGGAAGAGTAAATGGGGCTTTGCCAAGCCAAACAGAGATTAATCCGAAAAACCAAGAACATACGAAGGCGTTAACTCTTCGGAATGGGAGGCCAATAAAAA
The Prunus dulcis chromosome 2, ALMONDv2, whole genome shotgun sequence DNA segment above includes these coding regions:
- the LOC117618238 gene encoding uncharacterized protein LOC117618238 yields the protein MAEEAKPVRDYDVPSVVASPSSIRRPTIDANNFEIRPAIISMIQQSSIFCGLPQEDPNSHISNFLEICDTFKCNGATNDPVRLRLFPFSLKEKAKSWLNSQPPNSITTWDDLANKFLAKFFPPAKIAKLRNDMMSFAQNDMEPFYEAWDRYKDMLRKCPHHALPTWMQVQAFYNGLNNTSKTTIDAAAGGALMGKTETEAYNLLEEMASNNYQWPSERSTPKKAGIHEIDAISALTAQISTMSKQLGTLNVNAIQSTNLSCEFCAGPHHGNECGASPFTSPSEQVNQVSDFNRQRNNPYSNTYNPGWKNHPNFSWSNNQNVQGPPPGFTPQEKKHGLDDIITQLAGNVNTLSVNTNQFMSKTETTLQNQAASIRNLEVQMGQLANVLTGRVNGALPSQTEINPKNQEHTKALTLRNGRPIKTAVDLDEEKNIQQQTAETTEITNVPSSSSITAGTAAQLDEISPEIEHAIVEKLSQPAALVKPYVPPIPFPQRLRKNKVDAQFSKFLDIFKKLQINIPFADALEQMPSYAKFMKDIISKKRKLGEHEIVKLSEECSAILQRKLPPKLKDLGSFTIPCTIGTIYFEKALCDLGSSINLMPSSVAKHIGLGVINPTTVSLQMADRSITYPRGIIEDVLVKVDKLIFPTDFLILDMEEDAETPIILGRPFLKIGKTLIDVDKGLLILRVADEQVTFNVFEATKYPVEVDSCFRVDIVEKVVSEKFKEEHPCDPLEACLVHSVTTEHEDPKISEMVYFLEAMKLRPPGR